The Streptococcus sp. VT 162 genome has a window encoding:
- a CDS encoding protease, whose amino-acid sequence MFLQILLVLLFLVVIASVIMVSSVYVVRQQSVAIIERFGKYQKLSNSGIHLRAPFGIDRIAARVQLRLLQSEIVVETKTQDNVFVTMNVATQYRVNENNVTDAYYKLMRPEAQIKSYIEDALRSSVPKLTLDELFEKKDEIALEVQKQVAEEMSTYGYIIVKTLITKVEPDAEVKQSMNEINAAQRKRVAAQELAEADKIKIVTAAEAEAEKDRLHGVGIAEQRKAIVDGLADSIQELKGANVELTEEQIMSILLTNQYLDTLNNFADKEGNNTIFLPANPNGVEDIRTHILSALKAK is encoded by the coding sequence ATGTTTTTACAAATTTTACTTGTTTTATTGTTTTTAGTGGTGATTGCATCAGTGATCATGGTTAGTTCTGTATATGTGGTTCGACAACAATCTGTCGCTATCATAGAACGCTTTGGTAAATACCAAAAGTTGAGCAATAGCGGTATTCATTTACGAGCTCCTTTTGGGATTGATAGGATTGCGGCAAGAGTTCAACTACGCTTGTTGCAAAGTGAGATTGTTGTAGAGACAAAGACGCAAGATAATGTATTTGTAACGATGAATGTGGCAACTCAGTATCGAGTAAATGAAAACAATGTCACAGATGCTTATTATAAATTGATGCGTCCAGAAGCCCAGATTAAATCCTATATTGAAGATGCTTTGCGTTCATCTGTACCAAAGCTAACCCTAGATGAGTTGTTTGAGAAAAAGGATGAAATCGCCTTAGAAGTTCAAAAACAAGTGGCTGAAGAAATGTCTACGTATGGGTATATCATTGTCAAAACGCTGATTACTAAGGTTGAACCTGATGCTGAAGTAAAACAATCAATGAATGAAATTAACGCAGCTCAACGTAAGAGAGTTGCGGCGCAAGAGCTTGCTGAAGCAGATAAGATTAAAATCGTGACCGCAGCAGAAGCAGAAGCAGAAAAAGATCGCCTACATGGTGTAGGGATTGCAGAGCAGCGTAAAGCAATTGTTGACGGACTAGCTGATTCTATCCAAGAGTTAAAGGGAGCCAATGTTGAGCTAACTGAAGAACAAATCATGTCTATCCTATTAACGAACCAGTATTTAGATACGTTGAATAATTTTGCAGATAAAGAGGGTAATAATACAATCTTCCTACCAGCAAATCCTAATGGAGTCGAGGACATAAGAACTCATATATTATCGGCTTTAAAAGCCAAATAA
- a CDS encoding threonine dehydratase (catalyzes the formation of 2-oxobutanoate from L-threonine; biosynthetic): MLSAKDVVKAHKVLSGVVVDTPLEYDHYLSEKYQAKIYLKKENAQRVRSFKIRGAYYAISQLSKEERERGVVCASAGNHAQGVAYTCNEMKIPATIFMPITTPQQKIGQVRFFGGEFVTIKLVGDTFDASAKAAQEFTLTENRTFIDPFDDAHVQAGQGTVAYEILEEARKESIDFDTVLVPVGGGGLIAGVSTYIKETNPTIEVIGVEANGARSMKAAFEAGGPVKLKEIDKFADGIAVQKVGQLTYEATRKNVETLIGVDEGLISETLIDLYSKQGIVAEPAGAASVAALEVLSDYIKGKTICCIISGGNNDINRMPEMEERALIYDGIKHYFVVNFPQRPGALREFVNDILGPNDDITRFEYIKRASKGTGPVLIGVALANKHDYAGLIHRMEKFDPSYINLNGNETLYNMLV; this comes from the coding sequence ATGCTAAGTGCAAAAGATGTGGTGAAAGCCCACAAAGTTTTGAGTGGTGTAGTAGTTGATACACCACTAGAATATGATCATTATTTATCAGAAAAATACCAAGCAAAGATTTATCTCAAAAAGGAGAATGCGCAACGAGTTCGCTCTTTTAAAATTCGTGGAGCCTATTATGCCATTTCTCAACTATCAAAAGAAGAACGCGAGCGTGGTGTAGTCTGTGCCTCTGCGGGAAATCATGCCCAAGGTGTCGCCTATACTTGTAATGAGATGAAGATTCCTGCAACGATCTTTATGCCTATTACAACACCGCAACAAAAGATTGGGCAGGTTCGCTTTTTCGGTGGAGAGTTCGTGACAATCAAGTTGGTTGGGGATACCTTTGATGCTTCTGCTAAGGCAGCACAAGAATTTACATTAACAGAAAACCGCACCTTCATCGATCCTTTTGATGATGCGCATGTTCAGGCTGGTCAAGGGACTGTAGCCTATGAAATTCTTGAAGAAGCCCGTAAAGAGTCTATTGATTTTGATACAGTACTTGTACCAGTAGGTGGTGGCGGATTGATTGCCGGTGTTTCTACTTATATTAAGGAAACCAATCCGACTATTGAAGTGATCGGGGTAGAAGCTAATGGTGCTCGCTCTATGAAAGCTGCCTTTGAAGCTGGGGGACCAGTTAAGCTCAAAGAAATTGATAAGTTCGCTGATGGGATAGCCGTACAGAAGGTTGGACAATTAACTTATGAAGCGACCCGTAAGAATGTTGAAACGCTGATTGGGGTGGACGAGGGATTGATTTCTGAAACCTTGATTGATCTTTATTCCAAACAAGGTATTGTAGCGGAACCAGCCGGAGCTGCCAGCGTTGCAGCCTTAGAAGTTTTATCAGACTATATCAAAGGCAAGACGATTTGTTGTATCATTTCTGGAGGAAATAACGATATCAACCGCATGCCAGAGATGGAAGAACGTGCCTTGATTTACGATGGAATCAAGCATTACTTTGTAGTGAATTTCCCACAACGTCCTGGAGCTCTCCGAGAGTTTGTAAATGACATTTTGGGGCCAAATGATGACATCACTCGTTTTGAATATATCAAACGAGCAAGCAAGGGGACAGGCCCTGTCTTGATTGGGGTAGCCCTTGCAAATAAACATGATTATGCTGGATTGATTCATCGAATGGAAAAGTTTGACCCATCTTATATTAATTTGAATGGGAACGAAACGTTGTATAATATGTTAGTTTAA
- a CDS encoding ketol-acid reductoisomerase, giving the protein MAVQMEYEKDVKVAALDGKKIAVIGYGSQGHAHAQNLRDSGRDVIIGVRPGKSFDKAKEDGFDTYTVAEATKLADVIMILAPDEIQQELYEAEIAPNLEAGNAVGFAHGFNIHFEFIKVPADVDVFMCAPKGPGHLVRRTYEEGFGVPALYAVYQDATGNAKNIAMDWCKGVGAARVGLLETTYKEETEEDLFGEQAVLCGGLTALIEAGFEVLTEAGYAPELAYFEVLHEMKLIVDLIYEGGFKKMRQSISNTAEYGDYVSGPRVITEQVKENMKAVLADIQNGKFANDFVNDYKAGRPKLTAYREQAANLEIEKVGAELRKAMPFVGKNDDDAFKIYN; this is encoded by the coding sequence ATGGCAGTTCAAATGGAATACGAAAAAGATGTTAAAGTAGCAGCGCTTGACGGTAAAAAAATCGCCGTAATCGGTTATGGTTCACAAGGACATGCGCATGCGCAAAACTTGCGTGATTCAGGTCGTGATGTCATCATCGGTGTGCGTCCAGGTAAATCTTTTGACAAAGCAAAAGAAGACGGTTTTGACACTTACACAGTAGCAGAAGCCACTAAATTGGCTGACGTTATCATGATCTTGGCACCAGACGAAATTCAACAAGAATTGTACGAAGCAGAAATCGCTCCAAACTTGGAAGCTGGAAATGCTGTTGGATTTGCTCATGGTTTCAATATCCATTTTGAATTTATCAAAGTTCCTGCAGATGTAGATGTCTTCATGTGTGCTCCTAAAGGACCAGGACACTTGGTACGTCGTACTTACGAAGAAGGATTTGGTGTTCCAGCTCTTTACGCAGTTTACCAAGATGCAACAGGAAATGCTAAAAACATTGCTATGGACTGGTGTAAAGGTGTTGGGGCAGCTCGTGTTGGTTTGCTTGAAACAACTTACAAAGAAGAAACTGAAGAAGATTTGTTTGGTGAACAAGCTGTACTTTGTGGTGGTTTGACTGCCCTTATCGAAGCAGGTTTTGAAGTTTTGACAGAAGCAGGCTATGCCCCAGAATTGGCTTACTTTGAAGTTCTTCATGAAATGAAATTGATCGTTGACTTGATCTATGAAGGTGGATTCAAGAAAATGCGTCAATCTATCTCAAACACTGCTGAATACGGTGACTATGTATCAGGTCCACGTGTGATTACTGAGCAAGTGAAAGAAAACATGAAAGCTGTTTTGGCAGATATCCAAAATGGTAAATTTGCAAATGACTTTGTGAATGACTACAAGGCTGGTCGTCCAAAATTAACTGCTTACCGTGAACAAGCAGCTAACCTTGAAATTGAAAAAGTTGGTGCAGAATTGCGTAAAGCAATGCCTTTCGTTGGTAAAAACGACGACGACGCATTCAAAATCTACAATTAA
- a CDS encoding acetolactate synthase produces the protein MRRMLTARLQNRSGVLNRFTGVLSRRQVNIESISVGATENPNVSRITIIIDVASHDEVEQIIKQLNRQIDVIRIRDITDKPHLEREVILVKVSAPAEKRAEILAIIQPFRATVVDVAPSSITIQMTGNAEKSEALLRVIRPYGIKNIARTGATGFTRD, from the coding sequence ATGCGTAGAATGTTAACAGCTAGATTGCAAAACCGTTCAGGAGTTTTGAATCGTTTTACAGGTGTCCTTTCTCGTCGTCAAGTCAATATTGAGAGTATCTCGGTTGGTGCGACAGAGAACCCCAATGTATCTCGTATCACCATCATTATTGATGTAGCATCTCATGATGAAGTAGAGCAAATCATTAAACAGCTCAATCGTCAGATTGATGTGATTCGCATTCGAGATATCACAGATAAACCACACTTGGAAAGAGAAGTTATCTTGGTAAAAGTATCTGCTCCTGCTGAGAAGCGTGCAGAAATTTTGGCCATTATCCAACCTTTCCGTGCAACGGTAGTAGATGTGGCTCCAAGCTCAATCACCATCCAGATGACGGGAAATGCTGAGAAGAGTGAAGCTTTATTACGAGTGATTCGACCATATGGTATTAAAAATATCGCTCGTACGGGTGCAACTGGATTTACCCGCGACTAA
- a CDS encoding acetolactate synthase catalytic subunit (catalyzes the formation of 2-acetolactate from pyruvate; also known as acetolactate synthase large subunit): protein MEKISLESPKTGSDLVLETLRDLGIDTIFGYPGGAVLPLYDAIYNFKGIRHILGRHEQGCLHEAEGYAKSTGKLGVAVVTSGPGATNAITGIADAMSDSVPLLVFTGQVARAGIGKDAFQEADIVGITMPITKYNYQVRETADIPRIITEAVHIATTGRPGPVVIDLPKDVSALETDFIYSPEVNLPSYQPTLDPNDMQIKKILKQLSKAKKPVLLAGGGISYAEASKELNEFAERYQIPVVTSLLGQGTIATSHPLFLGMGGMHGSFAANIAMTEADFMISIGCRFDDRLTGNPKTFAKNAKVAHIDIDPAEIGKIISADIPVVGDAKKALQMLLAEPTVNNNTEKWIEKVTKDKNRVRSYDKKERVVQPQAVIERIGELTNGDAIVVTDVGQHQMWTAQYYPYQNERQLVTSGGLGTMGFGVPAAIGAKIANPEKEVILFVGDGGFQMTNQELAILNIYKVPIKVVMLNNHSLGMVRQWQESFYEGRTSESVFDTLPDFQLMVQAYGIKNYKFDNPETIEKDLEVILEDVPMFIEVDISRKEQVLPMVPAGKSNHEMLGVKFHA from the coding sequence ATGGAGAAAATCAGTTTAGAATCTCCTAAGACGGGGTCGGACCTAGTTTTGGAAACACTTCGGGACTTAGGGATTGATACCATTTTTGGTTATCCTGGTGGTGCAGTCTTACCTTTGTATGATGCGATATACAATTTTAAAGGCATTCGCCACATCTTGGGACGCCATGAGCAAGGTTGTTTGCACGAAGCTGAAGGATATGCCAAATCAACTGGAAAGTTGGGCGTTGCCGTCGTCACGAGTGGGCCGGGAGCAACAAATGCCATTACAGGGATTGCAGATGCCATGAGCGATAGCGTTCCCCTTTTGGTCTTTACAGGTCAGGTTGCGCGAGCTGGGATTGGAAAGGATGCCTTTCAGGAAGCGGACATCGTGGGGATTACCATGCCCATTACCAAGTACAATTACCAAGTCCGTGAAACGGCAGACATTCCCCGTATCATTACGGAAGCTGTTCATATCGCAACGACAGGTCGTCCAGGTCCTGTTGTGATTGACTTGCCAAAGGATGTATCAGCTCTAGAGACAGATTTCATCTATTCACCAGAGGTGAATTTACCAAGTTACCAACCGACGCTTGATCCGAATGACATGCAAATCAAGAAAATCTTGAAGCAATTGTCAAAAGCCAAGAAACCTGTTTTGTTAGCAGGCGGTGGTATCAGCTATGCAGAAGCTTCTAAGGAGCTCAATGAATTTGCTGAACGTTACCAAATTCCAGTAGTCACTAGTCTCTTGGGACAAGGTACCATTGCAACGAGTCATCCGCTCTTCCTAGGGATGGGAGGCATGCACGGTTCTTTTGCGGCCAACATTGCAATGACGGAAGCGGACTTTATGATTAGTATTGGTTGCCGTTTCGATGACCGCTTGACTGGGAACCCTAAGACCTTCGCGAAGAATGCTAAGGTTGCCCATATCGACATTGACCCAGCTGAGATTGGTAAGATTATCAGTGCAGATATTCCTGTAGTGGGGGATGCTAAGAAAGCCTTGCAGATGCTACTGGCAGAACCAACTGTTAATAACAATACTGAAAAGTGGATTGAAAAAGTCACCAAGGACAAGAATCGAGTTCGTTCTTATGATAAGAAAGAGCGTGTGGTTCAACCGCAGGCCGTTATTGAACGCATCGGTGAGTTGACGAATGGAGATGCCATTGTTGTCACAGACGTAGGGCAACACCAAATGTGGACAGCTCAGTATTATCCTTACCAAAATGAGCGTCAGTTAGTCACTTCAGGTGGTTTGGGTACCATGGGATTCGGAGTTCCTGCAGCTATCGGAGCCAAGATTGCCAATCCAGAAAAAGAGGTCATCCTTTTTGTTGGTGATGGTGGTTTCCAAATGACCAACCAAGAGCTAGCGATCCTAAACATCTACAAGGTGCCGATTAAGGTTGTCATGTTGAATAACCACTCACTAGGAATGGTTCGTCAGTGGCAGGAATCCTTCTATGAGGGTAGAACTTCTGAGTCAGTCTTTGATACACTTCCTGACTTCCAGTTGATGGTACAGGCTTATGGCATCAAAAACTATAAATTTGATAATCCAGAGACGATAGAGAAGGATCTAGAAGTCATTCTGGAGGATGTGCCCATGTTTATCGAGGTGGATATTTCTCGTAAGGAACAGGTCTTACCGATGGTACCAGCTGGTAAGAGCAATCATGAGATGTTGGGGGTGAAGTTCCATGCGTAG
- the fusA gene encoding elongation factor G (EF-G; promotes GTP-dependent translocation of the ribosome during translation; many organisms have multiple copies of this gene) — protein sequence MAREFSLEKTRNIGIMAHVDAGKTTTTERILYYTGKIHKIGETHEGASQMDWMEQEQERGITITSAATTAQWNNHRVNIIDTPGHVDFTIEVQRSLRVLDGAVTVLDSQSGVEPQTETVWRQATEYGVPRIVFANKMDKIGADFLYSVSTLHDRLQANAHPIQLPIGAEDDFRGIIDLIKMKAEIYTNDLGTDILEEDIPAEYLDQAQEYREKLVEAVAETDEDLMMKYLEGEEITNEELKAAIRKATINVEFFPVLCGSAFKNKGVQLMLDAVIDYLPSPLDIPAIKGINPDTDEEETRPASDEEPFAALAFKIMTDPFVGRLTFFRVYSGVLQSGSYVLNTSKGKRERIGRILQMHANSRQEIDTVYSGDIAAAVGLKDTTTGDSLTDEKAKIILESINVPEPVIQLMVEPKSKADQDKMGIALQKLAEEDPTFRVETNVETGETVISGMGELHLDVLVDRMRREFKVEANVGAPQVSYRETFRASTQARGFFKRQSGGKGQFGDVWIEFTPNEEGKGFEFENAIVGGVVPREFIPAVEKGLVESMANGVLAGYPMVDVKAKLYDGSYHDVDSSETAFKIAASLALKEAAKSAQPAILEPMMLVTITVPEENLGDVMGHVTARRGRVDGMEAHGNSQIVRAYVPLAEMFGYATVLRSASQGRGTFMMVFDHYEDVPKSVQEEIIKKNKGED from the coding sequence ATGGCACGCGAATTTTCACTTGAAAAAACTCGTAATATCGGTATCATGGCTCACGTCGATGCCGGTAAAACAACAACTACTGAGCGTATTCTTTACTACACTGGTAAAATCCACAAAATCGGTGAAACTCACGAAGGTGCGTCACAAATGGACTGGATGGAGCAAGAGCAAGAACGTGGTATCACTATCACATCTGCTGCGACAACAGCTCAATGGAATAACCACCGCGTAAACATCATCGACACACCAGGACACGTGGACTTCACAATCGAAGTACAACGTTCTCTTCGTGTATTGGACGGTGCGGTTACTGTTCTTGACTCACAATCAGGTGTTGAGCCTCAAACTGAAACAGTTTGGCGTCAAGCAACTGAGTACGGGGTTCCACGTATCGTATTTGCTAACAAAATGGACAAAATCGGTGCTGACTTCCTTTACTCAGTAAGCACACTTCACGACCGTCTTCAAGCAAACGCACACCCAATCCAATTGCCAATCGGTGCTGAAGATGACTTCCGCGGTATCATCGACTTGATCAAGATGAAAGCTGAAATCTATACTAATGACCTTGGTACAGATATCCTTGAAGAAGATATTCCAGCTGAATACCTTGACCAAGCTCAAGAATACCGTGAAAAATTGGTTGAAGCAGTCGCTGAAACTGATGAAGACTTGATGATGAAATACCTTGAAGGTGAAGAAATCACTAACGAAGAATTGAAAGCTGCTATCCGTAAAGCAACTATCAACGTTGAATTCTTCCCAGTATTGTGTGGTTCTGCCTTCAAGAACAAGGGTGTTCAATTGATGCTTGATGCGGTTATCGACTACCTTCCAAGCCCACTTGATATCCCAGCAATCAAAGGTATCAACCCAGATACAGATGAAGAAGAAACTCGTCCAGCATCTGACGAAGAGCCATTCGCAGCTCTTGCCTTCAAGATCATGACGGACCCATTCGTAGGTCGTTTGACATTCTTCCGTGTATACTCAGGTGTTCTTCAATCAGGTTCTTACGTATTGAACACTTCTAAAGGTAAACGTGAACGTATCGGACGTATCCTTCAAATGCACGCTAACAGCCGTCAAGAAATTGACACTGTTTACTCAGGTGATATCGCTGCTGCCGTTGGTTTGAAAGATACTACAACTGGTGACTCATTGACAGATGAAAAAGCTAAAATCATCCTTGAGTCAATCAACGTTCCAGAACCAGTTATCCAATTGATGGTTGAGCCAAAATCTAAAGCTGACCAAGATAAGATGGGTATCGCCCTTCAAAAATTGGCTGAAGAAGACCCAACATTCCGCGTTGAAACAAACGTTGAAACTGGTGAAACAGTTATCTCTGGTATGGGTGAGCTTCACCTTGACGTCCTTGTTGACCGTATGCGTCGTGAGTTCAAAGTGGAAGCAAACGTAGGTGCTCCTCAAGTATCTTACCGTGAAACATTCCGCGCTTCTACTCAAGCACGTGGATTCTTCAAACGTCAGTCTGGTGGTAAAGGTCAATTCGGTGATGTATGGATTGAATTTACTCCAAACGAAGAAGGTAAAGGATTCGAATTCGAAAACGCAATCGTCGGTGGTGTGGTTCCTCGTGAATTTATCCCAGCGGTTGAAAAAGGTTTGGTAGAATCTATGGCTAACGGTGTTCTTGCTGGTTACCCAATGGTTGACGTTAAAGCTAAGCTTTACGATGGTTCATACCACGATGTCGACTCATCTGAAACTGCCTTCAAGATCGCGGCTTCACTTGCCCTTAAAGAAGCTGCTAAATCAGCACAACCAGCTATCCTTGAGCCAATGATGCTTGTAACCATCACTGTTCCAGAAGAAAACCTTGGTGATGTTATGGGTCACGTGACTGCTCGTCGTGGACGTGTAGATGGTATGGAAGCACACGGTAACAGCCAAATCGTTCGTGCTTACGTTCCACTTGCTGAAATGTTCGGTTACGCAACAGTTCTTCGTTCTGCATCTCAAGGACGTGGTACCTTCATGATGGTATTCGACCACTACGAAGATGTACCTAAGTCAGTACAAGAAGAAATCATTAAGAAAAACAAAGGTGAAGACTAA
- a CDS encoding 30S ribosomal protein S7: protein MSRKNRAPKRDVLPDPLYNSQLVTRLINRVMLDGKRGTAASIVYGAFEQIKEATGNDALEVFETAMENIMPVLEVRARRVGGSNYQVPVEVRPERRTTLGLRWLVTIARLRGEHTMQDRLAKEILDAANNTGAAVKKREDTHRMAEANRAFAHFRW, encoded by the coding sequence ATGAGTCGTAAAAATAGAGCTCCAAAACGTGACGTATTGCCAGATCCGCTTTACAATTCACAACTAGTTACTCGTCTTATCAACCGCGTTATGCTTGATGGTAAACGTGGTACAGCTGCTTCAATCGTTTACGGTGCTTTTGAGCAAATCAAAGAAGCTACTGGAAACGATGCACTTGAAGTATTTGAAACAGCTATGGAAAACATCATGCCTGTACTTGAAGTACGTGCACGTCGTGTTGGTGGATCTAACTACCAAGTCCCAGTTGAAGTTCGTCCAGAACGTCGTACAACACTTGGACTTCGTTGGTTGGTAACCATCGCTCGCCTTCGTGGTGAACACACAATGCAAGACCGTCTTGCAAAAGAAATCTTGGATGCTGCGAACAACACTGGTGCAGCAGTTAAGAAACGTGAAGACACTCACCGTATGGCTGAAGCTAACCGTGCCTTCGCACACTTCCGTTGGTAA
- a CDS encoding 30S ribosomal protein S12: MPTINQLVRKPRKSKVEKSKSPALNVGYNSHKKVQTNVSSPQKRGVATRVGTMTPKKPNSALRKFARVRLSNLIEVTAYIPGIGHNLQEHSVVLLRGGRVKDLPGVRYHIVRGALDTAGVNDRKQGRSKYGTKRPKA; this comes from the coding sequence ATGCCTACAATTAACCAATTGGTTCGCAAACCGCGTAAATCAAAAGTAGAAAAATCTAAATCACCAGCTTTGAACGTTGGTTACAACAGTCATAAAAAAGTTCAAACAAACGTTTCTTCACCACAAAAACGTGGTGTTGCAACTCGTGTGGGAACAATGACACCTAAAAAACCTAACTCTGCCCTTCGTAAATTCGCTCGTGTACGTTTGAGCAACCTTATCGAAGTTACTGCCTACATCCCAGGTATCGGACACAACTTGCAAGAGCACAGCGTGGTGCTTCTTCGTGGTGGACGTGTAAAAGACCTTCCAGGGGTACGTTACCATATCGTCCGTGGTGCACTTGATACTGCAGGTGTTAACGATCGTAAACAAGGCCGTTCTAAATACGGTACTAAACGTCCAAAAGCATAA
- a CDS encoding transposase codes for MAFFDERELKNQLLFQNAKEFYNFVSRYDEEMIPVMKAKGYTCIHSMERTVAFTFGEFTFRRRRWKKGDHWVIPVDEKLGLQKNVRFSWEFMYQVAKLSTLMPYDKVTQVIQLTYHISITKPIVVKAVKICEKLLEEREGYRYYEENKEVSKRKAQVIYIEGDGVMVKARDTQKDNKHYDLSHFVVHTGSQKVGSNRFELLDKKEFIGLDNRLVREQVIDYLFNNYEVTDQTLLITNSDGGHGYTPYVFKDIAKVLRIKRHEHFWDAYHVNKELKNYLKFYSEDLLERAFQAIKQHDKQLMRTVLDTTESYIETEEEQESFEKFKSKILRNFQFTKPAEQRGFSHAGIGIMESQHRKVTYRMKKRGMYWTLAGAETMSRIIVLNYEDSLRELFFGNWREDYEKFISLEEVSAYTIKKRMSKTGKENTSRYQCYPDSKRLSYFRKQ; via the coding sequence ATGGCTTTCTTTGATGAGAGAGAACTAAAAAATCAATTGCTGTTTCAAAATGCAAAAGAATTTTATAACTTTGTTTCTAGGTATGATGAGGAGATGATTCCAGTTATGAAAGCAAAGGGCTATACCTGTATTCATTCAATGGAGCGAACCGTCGCTTTTACATTTGGAGAGTTTACTTTCAGAAGAAGACGTTGGAAAAAGGGAGATCACTGGGTCATTCCAGTAGATGAGAAGTTAGGGCTTCAGAAGAACGTCCGCTTCTCATGGGAATTTATGTATCAGGTGGCTAAATTATCTACTTTAATGCCATATGATAAAGTAACTCAGGTGATCCAATTGACTTATCACATTTCGATAACAAAGCCAATTGTAGTAAAAGCTGTAAAAATTTGTGAGAAGTTATTAGAGGAAAGGGAAGGCTATCGATATTATGAAGAGAATAAAGAGGTTAGCAAAAGAAAAGCCCAGGTTATTTATATTGAGGGTGATGGTGTAATGGTCAAAGCACGTGACACACAGAAGGATAATAAGCATTACGATTTATCCCATTTTGTAGTCCATACAGGAAGCCAAAAAGTTGGCAGCAATCGATTTGAGCTCCTGGACAAAAAGGAATTTATTGGTCTTGACAATCGCTTAGTGAGGGAGCAGGTAATCGATTATCTATTCAATAATTACGAAGTTACGGATCAGACTTTATTGATTACGAACTCTGATGGAGGTCATGGATATACACCCTATGTTTTCAAAGATATTGCGAAGGTTTTACGAATTAAGCGCCACGAACATTTCTGGGATGCGTACCATGTAAATAAGGAGTTGAAGAATTATTTAAAATTTTACTCTGAAGATCTATTAGAGAGAGCTTTCCAGGCGATTAAGCAACATGACAAGCAGTTAATGAGAACTGTCCTAGATACAACTGAAAGTTATATCGAGACAGAAGAAGAACAAGAGTCATTTGAGAAGTTCAAGAGTAAAATATTGAGAAATTTCCAATTCACTAAACCAGCTGAACAAAGGGGATTCAGTCATGCAGGAATCGGGATAATGGAGAGTCAGCATCGTAAGGTCACCTATAGAATGAAAAAAAGAGGAATGTACTGGACACTTGCTGGAGCTGAAACGATGAGTAGGATAATTGTTTTGAATTATGAAGATTCTTTGAGGGAACTATTTTTTGGCAACTGGAGAGAAGATTATGAAAAATTTATTTCTTTAGAGGAAGTTTCTGCTTATACCATTAAAAAAAGAATGAGTAAAACGGGTAAAGAAAATACATCTAGATATCAATGTTACCCTGATAGTAAAAGATTATCTTACTTCCGAAAACAATAG
- a CDS encoding membrane protein — translation MMIFIDIKRLVQLFFIFIGAIAIYMFYKTFGLSMVFIVVLGLAVLKFAPAFLPVVLLLYLGLHFTGGFSFIADGIVTILWSIILIPMAIFTIDMSKSYFSKKEKPWYDK, via the coding sequence ATGATGATTTTCATTGATATTAAAAGACTTGTTCAGCTGTTCTTTATTTTTATCGGAGCTATAGCTATCTATATGTTCTATAAGACATTTGGTCTTAGTATGGTGTTTATAGTCGTTTTAGGATTGGCCGTTTTAAAATTCGCTCCAGCTTTCCTTCCAGTTGTATTATTACTGTATTTGGGACTTCACTTTACAGGTGGTTTTTCCTTTATTGCAGATGGAATTGTGACAATTCTATGGAGTATCATTTTGATTCCAATGGCTATATTCACTATCGACATGAGCAAATCCTATTTTAGTAAAAAAGAGAAACCCTGGTATGACAAGTAA
- a CDS encoding replication initiator protein A, producing MKYLSNLSDIPEFSSVATDSGQFFIPRPIIDNPQFNDLKSSGIFLYMLLLNRLRAAVDFELKGYDENGNTFVCYPIEELMEALQSGKSKVISLKKKLKNHGLIEEVRQGSNLPNRIYLTDEILKYY from the coding sequence ATGAAATACTTATCAAATTTATCAGATATTCCAGAATTTTCTTCAGTAGCAACAGATTCAGGACAATTCTTTATTCCTCGTCCAATAATAGACAACCCACAGTTCAATGATTTGAAGAGTAGTGGAATTTTTCTCTACATGCTTTTATTAAATCGTTTAAGAGCTGCAGTTGACTTTGAATTAAAAGGATATGATGAAAATGGGAATACTTTTGTGTGTTACCCTATAGAGGAGCTAATGGAGGCTCTTCAATCAGGTAAAAGTAAAGTGATTTCTTTGAAAAAGAAGCTAAAGAATCATGGTTTAATTGAAGAAGTCCGCCAAGGGTCCAATCTACCCAATAGAATTTACTTAACAGATGAGATTTTAAAATATTACTGA